The following proteins are co-located in the Hypomesus transpacificus isolate Combined female chromosome 23, fHypTra1, whole genome shotgun sequence genome:
- the LOC124485419 gene encoding CASP8 and FADD-like apoptosis regulator has product MYDIISMGDGQLLQTINRLAEELSSSECRRLAYLCESPGSVSSGPDVREMLRARLSQGEVNHLYLVELMFRLGRFDLLRKVLLVDKQDVERILGHLKGVSEYRYLMDDLSEDMGSEDLQAVLFLLSHTLPRDRRDKITNFLDVVVELEKLDKVSSDSVDMIEQCLRNVGRVDLAKKVNLYQSSVGTSHPPSVVQHQRVEPRTERTAATATFSLKQRHSFHQSVPHKVYVAEPETRRPYCQSPVEDYRLRTDGPGVCVIIDCVGSDGGMLKETFTQLHFKVILHKWLSVEEMLSVLRGVSKQREIQEADALVVCIISRGTATDLLGTDSDSVGVRLDSVRNLFTSDTCPRLTGKPKLFFIQSYRVPKTERRSRAAHRDEDLETDGLSSLTLGVETVPAGADVFWGNCWTEERQLEETAHHSVYLQALSQSLVTAQRRRTHLVDVHTEINGMIFDHNRKSPGAIYHINLRHTLRKNLYLQ; this is encoded by the exons ATGTACGATATAATCTCTATGGGGGACGGACAGCTGCTTCAGACCATCAACCGCTTAGCGGAGGAGCTCAGTTCCAGCGAATGCAGGAGGCTGGCGTACCTGTGTGAAAGTCCGGGTTCCGTCAGCAGCGGGCCggatgtgagagaaatgttgagGGCCCGCTTGAGCCAGGGTGAGGTGAATCATCTGTATCTGGTGGAGCTCATGTTCAGACTGGGGCGTTTTGACCTTTTAAGGAAGGTGCTCCTGGTCGATAAGCAGGATGTGGAGAGAATTCTAGGCCACCTCAAAGGTGTGTCAGAGTACAG ATATTTGATGGATGATTTGAGTGAGGACATGGGGTCAGAAGACTTGCAGGCTGTACTATTCCTGCTCAGTCACACACTACCTAGAGACAGAAGGGATAAAATTACG AACTTCCTTGATGTTGTTGTGGAATTAGAAAAGTTGGACAAAGTGTCATCTGACAGTGTGGACATGATTGAGCAATGTCTAAGAAATGTTGGCAGAGTTGATCTGGCCAAGAAAGTCAATCTGTACCAAAGTTCAG TCGGAACATCACATCCGCCGTCAGTTGTCCAACATCAAAGGGTTGAGCcgaggacagagaggactgcT GCCACTGCTACATTCTCATTAAAACAGAGACATTCCTTCCATCAAAGTG TTCCACATAAGGTTTACGTGGCAGAGCCTGAAACCAGAAGGCCATACTGTCAG AGCCCAGTGGAGGATTACAGACTACGAACAGATGGCCCAGGTGTATGTGTCATCATAGACTGTGTTGGCAGTGATGGAG GCATGTTGAAAGAAACATTTACCCAGCTCCATTTCAAGGTGATCCTGCATAAGTGGCTGAGCGTTGAGGAAATGTTGTCAGTGCTTAGGGGCGTGTCCAAACAGAGGGAGATCCAGGAAGCAGACGCGCTGGTTGTCTGCATCATCAGCCGGGGTACGGCCACCGACCTCCTGGGGACTGACTCCGACAGCGTTGGTGTCCGCTTGGATTCAGTTCGGAACCTCTTCACCTCAGACACCTGCCCCAGACTGACCGGGAAGCCCAAACTCTTCTTCATCCAGAGCTACCGGGTCCCCAAGACCGAGCGCCGCTCCAGGGCCGCTCACAGAGACGAGGACCTGGAGACAGACGGGCTGTCATCCCTCACGCTCGGTGTCGAGACTGTGCCCGCAGGGGCTGATGTCTTCTGGGGCAACTGCTGGACAGAAGAGAGGCAGCTGGAGGAGACGGCCCACCACTCGGTGTACCTGCAGGCCCTAAGCCAGAGCCTGGTGACAGCACAGAGGAG GAGGACACACCTTGTGGATGTTCACACGGAGATCAACGGAATGATATTCGACCACAACAGAAAAAGTCCTGGTGCAATCTACCACATCAACTTGAGACACACTCTGAGAAAAAACCTGTATTTACAATAG